The window AGGGTACATCGATGGGCTGAGTTCCTATGAGGCGAAAGTGGTTAGAGATTTGGCCTACAAAGAGGTTCTTAATGGTCTCTATGAAGCTGTTACTGAAAATGCAACTGTTACGGAAGAGGAAGTTGAGCAGTACTATCTGGCCAACTCCTCCAGGTATGCAATTGAGGAGGAAAGGGCCAATCTAAAAGTGCTACTTTTTGATTCTTTCTCTGAAGCCTACTCGGTATGGAAGGCGGCATCTAGGGATGCTAATCCTGCTTCTGTACTCGATACCTTTCCTGAAGTTCAGTCGGGGAGTTTCACGAGACAGGAGATTGAGAATCTGAATCCCGAGGTTGTGAAATCTCTCTTCAAACCGACTAATGGCGAGTTGCTTTCTTCGGTCGTGACTCTTGACAACAAATATGCTGTTATTTATCTTGAGTCATATTCTCCGGCCGGCGCTCAGGGCATTGATGACGTAAGGGAAGAGATACGGCAAATTCTGATTGCAGAGAAGAAGGACTTGCTCTGGAGAATATGGAAGGAGCAGGAATTCAAAGCTTTCAAAGAAGGAGCTGTTGTAGAGAGATACTACGATACTGATGGAGGAGAGTAGATTGAGTGTGACAAAAGAAGCTGTCATGAAAGCTCTGGGCGAAGTGTACGATCTCGAAATAGGTTTTGATATTGTCTCCCTCGGATTGATATACGGTGTAGAAGTTCAAGAAAACAACGATGTCAGAGTCAAAATGACAATGACGACGCCTATGTGTCCTTTGGCCGGGCTTATGCTCGAAGATGCAAGAAGAAAAGTGAGCGAGATCGAAGGGATCGGTGATGTCAAAATGGAACTTACCTTCGACCCACCCTGGACACCTGAGATGGCGAGTGACGACGTAAGAAAGATGCTAGGAATTTGAGATTACAGCAATTAGCGGAGATATCCAGGAAGAAACTAGCCGAGGCGGGAATTGATAATTCCCGCTTTGTTGTGTTACTGCTTGCGAAGGAATTTTTATCTCTGAGTGGAGCCGACATTATCCTCAAGAATACTGAAGAAATCGAGTATCCACTGGCCAATAGATATCTTGCTGCGGTGGAGAGAGTTGCAAGTGGAGAACCGATAGATTATGTGCTGGGATTCAGAGATTTCCTTGGTATTCGACTAAAGCTCTCTCATAGCGTCTTAATTCCCCGTAACGAGACAGAGGAGCTGGTTGAGATTGTCATTGCCAGTGAAAACAGTTCAAGAGTATTCGCCGACATAGGAACGGGAAGCGGAGCGATAGCGTGTGCATTGGCCAGTCATATTCCTTCCGCGATTGTTTACGCGACAGACATTTCGAAAGAGGCCCTTGCACTGGCAGAGGAAAATGCCAAGAGAAATGGCATTCATAACATAAAGTTCATTGAGGCAAACAACATAGAAGGGCTAGATTCTTTTCTAGAACATGTGGAAGTCCTAGTTTCTAATCCTCCATATATTAGGACAACCGACATGAATTCTCTGGATTTAGCCGTAAGAAACCATGAACCTCGGATTGCGCTGGATGGAGGAGAGGATGGTCTCGACTTCTACAGGAAGTTCTTCAGACATCTACCCTTCGGAAAGAGAGTCTACCTCGAAATATCGCAATACGAGACTGAAGGGCTTATAGGGCTGGCTCGAGACCTGCGAGGTTACTGCTACGAGTTCAGGAAGGACTTCTTGGGAAACTACCGGTTCATGATTCTTCATCCAGAAGATTGAGAACTTGGCATGAAAACCTTTCCAGTTCGACCCTGAAGAGATGATCAGCAAGATAATCTAGACCCGTCTCTTCCCTGTTAATGATTGCGACTTTTGCACCGGAAGATCTGGCAATAACTGGAAACTGAGCAGCCGGATACACCATCAGTGAAGAGCCCATAGCAAGAAAGAGATTACAGTTTTGCGCAGCTTCCTCTGCCTTTTCGATTGCATCTTCGGGAAGCATCTCACCGAAAAAGACGATTCTTGGTTTTATCAGACCACCGCAACTGCATTTAGGGACATCGGTTCTTTGTAGAACGAGTTCAAGCT is drawn from Mesotoga sp. BH458_6_3_2_1 and contains these coding sequences:
- a CDS encoding metal-sulfur cluster assembly factor produces the protein MSVTKEAVMKALGEVYDLEIGFDIVSLGLIYGVEVQENNDVRVKMTMTTPMCPLAGLMLEDARRKVSEIEGIGDVKMELTFDPPWTPEMASDDVRKMLGI
- the prmC gene encoding peptide chain release factor N(5)-glutamine methyltransferase, whose protein sequence is MRLQQLAEISRKKLAEAGIDNSRFVVLLLAKEFLSLSGADIILKNTEEIEYPLANRYLAAVERVASGEPIDYVLGFRDFLGIRLKLSHSVLIPRNETEELVEIVIASENSSRVFADIGTGSGAIACALASHIPSAIVYATDISKEALALAEENAKRNGIHNIKFIEANNIEGLDSFLEHVEVLVSNPPYIRTTDMNSLDLAVRNHEPRIALDGGEDGLDFYRKFFRHLPFGKRVYLEISQYETEGLIGLARDLRGYCYEFRKDFLGNYRFMILHPED
- a CDS encoding SurA N-terminal domain-containing protein — encoded protein: MKKLLIAALMIMLFVVTALAQTEELSESGIAAKVNGEVITMDAFLSKVLPNYTEISKRIEEVDPLFSEMLLNTEAGQKLLEEYERNSLEALIEETLIIQYAREAGIEADTEVLRGVVNKSIMDTLTELAIEKTDADLFYILKGYIDGLSSYEAKVVRDLAYKEVLNGLYEAVTENATVTEEEVEQYYLANSSRYAIEEERANLKVLLFDSFSEAYSVWKAASRDANPASVLDTFPEVQSGSFTRQEIENLNPEVVKSLFKPTNGELLSSVVTLDNKYAVIYLESYSPAGAQGIDDVREEIRQILIAEKKDLLWRIWKEQEFKAFKEGAVVERYYDTDGGE